ATATGCCCATACTCGGGGCTCTCCCGTCCGCTGCTCATACCGGCTGACCGAGCTGTCGAGTTAACGCTTGAAAGAGGGGAAACATTTAAAGTCACAATAGATGGACGTGTGTCTCGTGACTTAAAGTTGGGGGATGCAATTAAAATCAAGAAATCTTCGATTCCTTTTGTAATAGTTAAATCAAGGACCCGGGGATATTTCGAGGCGCTTGAAGCAAAACTGGGTATTGTCAGATAATTTTGGGCTGAAACTCGTAACTCACGCACGTTGGCTAAAAAACAAACCCGAATAACAGAGAATCATGTTTTCTGAAAGATGTTAAGATATCTCAGAATTAGCAATTTTGCGATCATAGATCGGATTGAAATTGAATTTCAGGAAGGCCTGAATGTTCTGACCGGGGAAACCGGCGCGGGCAAATCGATTTTGATCGGGGCGCTCGGTTTGATCCTTGGGGCAAGAGGAGGCGCGGATCTGATAAGAACAGGCGCGGATGAAGCTGCAGTAGAGGCTATTTTTGAAGTTTCAGATGTTGGTTCTATTGATCCTGATTTCAGATCAATATTCGAAGGTTCCGGTGAACTCATAATATCTCGCAGAATCAACCAGAGCGGGAGGTCAAAGTGTTTCACGAACGGGAATCTTACTACCATTTCTATGCTTGAAAGGATTGGAAAAAATCTGGTAACGGTATTCGGTCAGCACGAAAGTCATATTTTACTGGATCCGGAGGAACATATTGAAATACTGGACCGATCCGCCAATCTTCAAGCTCAGCGAAAAAAGTTGGAAAAGCTTTTCCATGTTGTTCGCAAGTCTTCAGATGAGGTTCGCGCCTCAAAAACTAGACTTCATGGGCTTGAAACCCGAGCCTCTGAAAATAAGTCCATGGCGATGGAACTTGGCAAAGCGAATCTGAAGCTTGGAGAAGAGGAAGAACTGGCGGAAGAGCGTGAGATCCTTAAAAAGGCTTCTCAAATTCGGGAGAAATCCTATGACGCTTACCAGAAGCTCTACTCAAAATCAGGCGCCGTGATCTCAAATCTCTCTGAAATTAAAAAATCGCTTGCGGCGCTTGTCGTTTTGAACCCAAAAACAAATAAGATTGTTGAAAACTTCACTGGAGCTATGTATCAGCTCGAAGACGTCGCTCTCGAGTTAAGAAATATTTCAGAAAACACTAATGATAATCCTGCAAGACTTGAAGAAATTGAAGAGCGTTTAAGTCGTTTGAAGACTTTGAAGAAAAAATATGGCGGAGATGACGAGCATCTCATGCAGCGGCTTCAATCAGTATCAAACGAAGTATCCGCTATCTTAAACGCTGAGAAAGACTTCAAGGATTGTCAAAAACGTTTTGAATCAGCGGAAAAAGATTTCCTGATTGAAGCCCAAACACTATCAAAGCGGAGGCGCCAAGCGGCAATTATTTTAGAAACCTC
This portion of the Desulfomonilaceae bacterium genome encodes:
- the recN gene encoding DNA repair protein RecN; translated protein: MLRYLRISNFAIIDRIEIEFQEGLNVLTGETGAGKSILIGALGLILGARGGADLIRTGADEAAVEAIFEVSDVGSIDPDFRSIFEGSGELIISRRINQSGRSKCFTNGNLTTISMLERIGKNLVTVFGQHESHILLDPEEHIEILDRSANLQAQRKKLEKLFHVVRKSSDEVRASKTRLHGLETRASENKSMAMELGKANLKLGEEEELAEEREILKKASQIREKSYDAYQKLYSKSGAVISNLSEIKKSLAALVVLNPKTNKIVENFTGAMYQLEDVALELRNISENTNDNPARLEEIEERLSRLKTLKKKYGGDDEHLMQRLQSVSNEVSAILNAEKDFKDCQKRFESAEKDFLIEAQTLSKRRRQAAIILETSMKKELSDLAMRDAVFSVNFNERSREVSGAKGLETIEFFLAANPGESARPLAKIASGGELSRVMLALKTLEIDSAGQASTLVFDEVDAGIGGHTAVAVADRLAQVARRQQTICITHLHQIAAKADHHLAVRKFVKEGRTSIEANALHREERISELARMLGASEDSAPVREHVRNLVKKTKERS